TCGGCGACGACGTGCGCGATGTCGCCCCGGGCGACTTCGTCATCGCCCCGTTCTACGTCTGCGACGGCACCTGCGCCAACTGCGCCAACGGCGTCTCGACCTCGTGCCTGACCGGCGGCTGGTGGGGCGCCGAGGTCGGCGAGGAGGGCTTCGCCGACGGCGCCCAGGGCGAGAAGGTGCGCGTCCCGCTCGCCGACGGCACGCTCTTCCGCGTCGACCCCGACCCCGACCCGGCCCTCATCCCGAGCCTGCTCACGCTCGCCGACGTGATGGGCACCGGCCACCACGCCGCCGTCTCGGCCGGAGTCACCGCCGGCTCGACCGTCGCGGTCGTCGGCGACGGAGCGGTCGGCCTCTGCGCCGTGCTCGCGGCCCAGCGCCTCGGAGCGACCACGATCATCGCGATGTCGCGGCACGCCTCCCGCCAGGCCCTGGCGACGCGCTTCGGCGCGACGCACATCGTCGACACCCGCGGCGACGAGGGTGTGGCCGCCGTCCGCGAGCTCACCGGCGGCATCGGTGCCGACTGCGTGCTCGAGTGCGTCGGCACCAAGGAGTCGATGCAGCAGGCCCTCGACTCCGCCCGTCCCGGCGGCATGGTCGGCTACGTCGGCGTCCCCAACGGCGGGCCCGAGCTGCCCGTGCGCCAGATGTTCGGCTCGAACGTCGGCGTCAACGGCGGCGTCGCGCCCGTCCGCGGCTACATGGCCGAGCTCCTCCCCGACGTGCTGAGCGGCGCGATCGAGCCGGGCCTCGTCTTCGACCTCGAGCTGCCGCTCGACGAGATCGCGGAGGCGTACGCCGCGATGGACGAGCGCCGCGCGATCAAGACCCTGGTGCGCCCCTGACCTGACGCCGAGGGAACCCCGGATCGTCGACGGAGCCCGCCCTCGCGGGCGGCCTCGACGGTCCGGGGTTCCCTCGCGGGACATCCGCCAGGGGCGCGTCATCAGAACGTGCGCCCGAGGAAACGCGGCGGAAACAGGCGCTCACTACCGTCGGACACGACCCGGCTGCGGCCGGGTTCTTCTCGAGGCACTTCCGCTACAACATCGCATAACTCCGCCGACCGCGTGGACCGCGTGCGACCCCTCCACCATCTTCCGCTACGGAGTAGCACAACACCTGGAGCCCCCATGAAGCGCACCGCACCGCCCGCCCGCTCCCGCCTCCTCCTCACCGGCGGAGTCCTCGCCGTCACGGCCCTCGCCCTCGCCGGCTGCGGCCGGGGCACCGACACCGGCGCCGCCGCCTCCGCCGACCTCACCGTCGACGACTCCGCAGCCACCGGCACCGTCACCCTCTGGGCCCCCGACGGCGACGCCCAGCAGCTCGACACCGTCCTCGCCGACTACGAGGCCGAGAACCCCGACCTCGACCTCGAGGTCACGCTCGTCCCCTCCGACGAGTACAACACCAAGCTGCAGACCGCGGTCGCGGCCGGCACCGCTCCCGACATCGCCTTCCTCTACACCGAGGCGCAGACCCAGTTCCTCGCGTCCGACGCCTTCGCGCCCGTCCCCGACGACCTGGTCGACTCCGACAGCTTCTTCGAGGGCTCCTGGGACGCCGGCCAGTACGACGGCACCACCTACTCCGTGCCCTGGTACGCCTACACGCGCGTGCTGATCTACCGCTCCGACTTCGCCGAGGCGGGCGGCGTCACCGCCCCGGCCACCTGGGACGAGACGATCCCGTTCTTCGAGGGCCTCGAGGCAGGCGGCGCCGAGTCGGGCTACGGCGCCGACGTCGGCTGGGACACCTACAACGGCCA
The genomic region above belongs to Rathayibacter sp. VKM Ac-2759 and contains:
- a CDS encoding zinc-dependent alcohol dehydrogenase family protein, which codes for MRATLIHGERDIRLEEVPDPVLSTGRDAIVRVTAACVCGSDLWPYRGVTPTKEAHRIGHEFVGVVESVGDDVRDVAPGDFVIAPFYVCDGTCANCANGVSTSCLTGGWWGAEVGEEGFADGAQGEKVRVPLADGTLFRVDPDPDPALIPSLLTLADVMGTGHHAAVSAGVTAGSTVAVVGDGAVGLCAVLAAQRLGATTIIAMSRHASRQALATRFGATHIVDTRGDEGVAAVRELTGGIGADCVLECVGTKESMQQALDSARPGGMVGYVGVPNGGPELPVRQMFGSNVGVNGGVAPVRGYMAELLPDVLSGAIEPGLVFDLELPLDEIAEAYAAMDERRAIKTLVRP